In a genomic window of Gloeocapsopsis dulcis:
- a CDS encoding NAD(P)/FAD-dependent oxidoreductase, giving the protein MSSTANPTIVILGGGFTGLFTALHLSHHNDSVILIDRCDRFTFNPLLYEFLSGEMEETQVYPRYEELLAGKNIAFVQDTVQSIDLLDRRVQLASDTHYCYSYLVLALGCVPSYFGIEGAKEHCFCFRNGQDAIQLARQLRDRLQQATQTADASQRQKLLTVAIVGAGPSGVELAATLADLLPNWYAELGGNAQEVCVVLIDREPKLLAGGAKGGFKSELHDTAQAALGQRNVPVELLLGATVTAVRPESVEFQRNDKTETLAATTVVWTAGTTTNPLIQQLPISEENHDSHGRLYVSSTLQLIEHPEVFAGGDCAANIEHPMPPTAQVAYQQGATIARNLRALTQGAELVPGEVNLRGILLKLGLGESAASIFNRFEVTGKAGHAIRQATYLSLLPTPIHNFQAATQWLVDEIFDRHCHPANLAGTASKE; this is encoded by the coding sequence ATGAGTTCGACCGCAAATCCAACAATAGTTATTCTCGGTGGTGGCTTTACAGGGCTATTTACCGCCCTCCACCTCAGTCATCACAATGATTCTGTTATTTTAATTGATCGCTGCGATCGCTTTACCTTTAATCCCTTATTGTATGAGTTCCTCAGCGGTGAGATGGAAGAAACCCAAGTGTATCCGCGCTACGAGGAGTTACTTGCAGGGAAAAACATTGCCTTCGTTCAAGATACCGTTCAATCAATCGACTTGCTCGATCGCCGAGTGCAATTAGCTTCAGATACGCATTACTGCTACAGCTATTTAGTTTTGGCTTTGGGTTGCGTTCCGTCTTATTTTGGTATTGAAGGTGCTAAAGAGCATTGCTTTTGTTTTCGCAACGGTCAAGATGCGATTCAACTCGCAAGACAACTACGCGATCGCCTGCAACAAGCAACACAAACCGCAGATGCATCACAGCGACAAAAATTACTCACAGTTGCGATCGTGGGTGCTGGTCCTTCAGGAGTCGAACTTGCTGCTACCTTAGCCGATTTACTACCTAATTGGTACGCCGAACTCGGTGGTAATGCCCAAGAAGTATGTGTTGTACTCATAGACAGAGAACCCAAGTTACTCGCAGGTGGAGCCAAAGGCGGCTTCAAAAGTGAACTTCACGATACTGCGCAAGCCGCACTAGGACAGCGAAATGTACCAGTTGAATTATTGTTAGGTGCGACAGTCACGGCGGTACGCCCAGAATCAGTTGAATTTCAGCGAAATGATAAAACCGAAACCTTAGCCGCGACTACAGTCGTTTGGACAGCTGGAACAACAACAAATCCATTGATTCAACAGTTACCAATTTCCGAAGAAAACCACGATAGTCACGGTCGTTTGTACGTAAGCTCAACTTTACAACTGATCGAACATCCAGAAGTGTTTGCGGGTGGCGATTGTGCCGCGAATATCGAACATCCTATGCCACCTACTGCACAAGTTGCTTACCAACAGGGCGCGACAATTGCCCGAAATCTGCGGGCGCTGACTCAAGGAGCAGAACTCGTTCCTGGAGAAGTTAATCTGCGTGGCATTCTTTTGAAACTAGGACTGGGTGAAAGTGCCGCTAGTATTTTCAATCGCTTTGAAGTGACAGGTAAAGCTGGTCACGCCATTCGCCAGGCGACTTATTTATCGCTGTTACCTACACCAATACACAATTTCCAAGCAGCGACACAGTGGTTAGTTGATGAAATCTTTGACCGCCACTGCCATCCTGCTAACCTCGCGGGTACAGCATCTAAGGAGTAA
- the gap gene encoding type I glyceraldehyde-3-phosphate dehydrogenase, whose amino-acid sequence MARIAINGLGRIGRAVLKLVLDQPELELVAVNDLVPADNLAYLLKYDTAYGKYKKQVESSENSLIIDGKEYKVFSEKDPEQLPWKSLEIDAVFECTGIFTKKEGLEKHIKAGAKYSILSAPTKSEDVATVVYGVNQAPESEPIFSCASCTTNCITPVVEIIGRRIGVKKAIMTTIHAYTSSQEIVDGPSKKWRRGRAAAANFVPTSTGAAIATTKVLPQYNGKFDGVAVRAPIPVGSISDINFVTERPTNVEEVNNIFQEEAASDRYKGILAVSNEEIVSSDIISDPHASIVDLTMTQVVDGDLVKVMSWYDNEWGYASQMVRTAMSVFKS is encoded by the coding sequence ATGGCTCGTATTGCAATTAATGGTTTAGGAAGAATTGGGAGAGCAGTGTTGAAGCTTGTTCTCGATCAACCAGAATTAGAATTGGTTGCTGTTAATGATTTAGTTCCTGCTGATAATCTTGCTTATCTACTTAAGTATGATACGGCTTATGGCAAATATAAAAAACAGGTAGAAAGTAGTGAAAATAGCCTGATTATTGATGGTAAAGAGTACAAAGTTTTTAGTGAAAAAGATCCCGAACAGCTTCCATGGAAAAGTTTAGAAATTGATGCTGTGTTTGAATGTACAGGAATTTTCACGAAGAAGGAAGGTTTAGAAAAGCACATCAAAGCAGGAGCAAAGTATAGTATTCTCTCTGCCCCCACCAAAAGTGAAGATGTGGCAACTGTAGTTTATGGTGTTAACCAAGCACCTGAATCAGAACCAATTTTTTCTTGTGCTAGCTGTACGACGAACTGTATCACTCCAGTAGTCGAAATTATCGGAAGAAGAATTGGCGTGAAAAAAGCAATTATGACGACAATTCATGCCTACACGTCTTCACAAGAAATCGTCGATGGACCTAGTAAAAAATGGCGTCGAGGCAGGGCAGCCGCAGCGAATTTTGTTCCGACTTCGACAGGTGCTGCGATCGCCACAACTAAAGTATTACCACAATACAATGGGAAGTTTGATGGCGTAGCAGTCCGCGCCCCAATTCCCGTTGGTTCAATTTCAGACATCAATTTTGTTACCGAACGCCCGACAAATGTAGAAGAAGTTAACAATATTTTCCAAGAAGAAGCCGCTAGCGATCGCTACAAGGGCATTTTAGCGGTATCCAATGAAGAAATTGTCTCTTCCGATATTATCAGCGACCCCCACGCCTCAATTGTCGATTTAACCATGACTCAAGTTGTTGATGGTGACTTGGTTAAGGTCATGAGTTGGTACGACAACGAGTGGGGTTATGCCAGTCAGATGGTACGCACAGCTATGAGTGTATTCAAAAGTTAG
- the glgP gene encoding alpha-glucan family phosphorylase yields the protein MQSQTAIAHIQHLQDKIAYPLQGLAKLAFNCWWSWSSEHLSIFRNIDFEKWEQCQHNPVELLETVPSERLAQLAADPEYCQRVLELVAQFEQYLVTQDTWASRNLPPDQLQKPIAYFSIEYGIVRCLPTYSGGLGILAADHLKSASDLGLPIVGIGLLYRQGYFKQQLDFTGWQQEIYPDYRFEELPIELCRDAQGEALTVTLQIRDRQVRAQIWQVQIGRINLYLLDTHREDNEQIDRWITGQLYGGGQDTRLAQEYLLGIGGVRALQLLGIKPQLYHLNEGHAAFATLEIARQLMESTGTFDEVRPLVRDRCVFTTHTPVPAGHDIFPRDQIAPYFTHYWQQLGLSKEAFLDLGNRHPGKDGWEPFNMTALALKMSRSANGVSQLNGKTCRQMWSCLYSNVPVEEVPIGQITNGVHHRTWTAPLIADLYKQYLHPDWATHVTDAQMWAKVDAIPDDELWWRHQRLQAALIAYTRLQIKQARERRGEPTEAIAAAEQLLDPNILTIGFARRFSSYKRGDLITYDPERARAIFSNPERPVQMIVAGKAHPADEESKRIIQRLIKWSHHSDVRNRLVFVEDYDMHIAQKLVQGVDVWLNTPRRPHEASGTSGQKVAFNGGINCSILDGWWCEAYQEGVNGWAIGDTADNDDTEIQDRADAESLYELLETEIIPCYYDQTAGIPHRWVQMMKASMRTIAPFFNTDRMVADYVNQMYLPKHEVSKRAKVEMH from the coding sequence ATGCAAAGCCAGACTGCAATTGCTCATATTCAACACTTGCAAGATAAGATTGCTTATCCACTTCAAGGATTAGCAAAATTAGCATTTAACTGTTGGTGGAGTTGGTCTTCAGAGCATTTGTCAATTTTTCGGAATATTGATTTTGAGAAGTGGGAACAGTGTCAACACAACCCAGTGGAACTGTTAGAAACTGTTCCTTCAGAGCGATTAGCACAGTTGGCTGCCGATCCAGAGTACTGTCAGCGAGTTTTAGAGTTAGTCGCACAGTTTGAGCAGTATTTAGTTACACAAGATACTTGGGCAAGTAGGAATTTACCGCCGGATCAACTACAAAAACCAATAGCTTATTTTTCCATTGAATATGGAATTGTTCGCTGCTTACCGACGTATTCGGGAGGTTTAGGAATTTTAGCTGCCGATCATTTAAAGTCGGCATCAGATTTAGGCTTACCTATTGTCGGGATTGGTTTATTGTATCGTCAAGGTTATTTTAAACAACAGCTTGATTTTACAGGTTGGCAACAAGAAATTTATCCAGATTATCGTTTTGAAGAATTACCAATAGAACTTTGCCGCGATGCACAAGGCGAAGCATTAACCGTGACATTGCAGATTCGCGATCGCCAAGTAAGAGCACAAATTTGGCAAGTCCAAATTGGGCGCATTAATCTTTATTTACTCGATACACATCGCGAAGACAACGAACAAATTGACCGCTGGATTACGGGACAGCTTTATGGCGGCGGTCAAGATACACGCTTGGCGCAAGAATATCTATTGGGTATTGGTGGCGTAAGAGCGTTGCAACTTTTAGGCATTAAACCGCAACTTTATCACCTTAATGAAGGTCATGCAGCATTCGCAACGTTAGAAATCGCGCGTCAACTGATGGAAAGTACAGGGACGTTTGATGAAGTTCGTCCCTTAGTGCGTGATCGCTGTGTATTTACCACTCATACTCCCGTACCAGCAGGACACGACATCTTCCCCCGCGACCAAATCGCGCCTTATTTTACGCACTATTGGCAGCAACTTGGACTTTCAAAAGAAGCCTTCCTCGATTTAGGAAACCGCCATCCAGGAAAAGATGGTTGGGAACCCTTTAACATGACTGCTTTGGCGTTGAAAATGTCAAGATCAGCGAATGGTGTCAGTCAACTTAACGGTAAAACTTGTCGTCAGATGTGGTCGTGTTTGTACTCTAATGTCCCTGTAGAAGAAGTACCCATCGGACAGATTACCAACGGCGTTCATCATCGAACTTGGACAGCGCCTTTAATTGCAGACTTGTACAAACAATATCTACATCCAGATTGGGCGACTCATGTCACCGATGCGCAAATGTGGGCAAAAGTTGATGCAATTCCAGATGACGAACTGTGGTGGCGACATCAACGTTTACAAGCAGCATTAATTGCATATACTCGTTTGCAAATTAAACAAGCAAGAGAACGGCGGGGTGAACCTACAGAAGCGATCGCCGCAGCAGAACAATTACTCGACCCCAATATTTTAACGATTGGCTTTGCGCGACGGTTTAGTTCCTACAAGCGTGGTGATTTGATTACCTACGATCCTGAACGGGCGCGGGCAATTTTTAGCAATCCTGAACGACCTGTACAAATGATCGTTGCAGGTAAAGCGCACCCTGCTGATGAAGAAAGCAAGCGAATTATCCAACGGCTGATCAAGTGGAGTCATCATTCTGATGTCCGCAATCGCTTGGTCTTTGTTGAAGACTACGATATGCATATTGCCCAAAAGTTAGTGCAAGGCGTTGATGTGTGGTTAAATACGCCGCGCCGTCCGCATGAAGCATCAGGAACAAGTGGGCAAAAAGTTGCCTTCAACGGAGGAATTAATTGCAGCATCTTAGACGGTTGGTGGTGTGAAGCTTACCAGGAGGGTGTTAACGGCTGGGCGATTGGCGATACCGCTGACAACGATGATACAGAAATCCAAGACCGCGCCGATGCAGAATCACTGTACGAACTCCTAGAAACCGAAATTATTCCTTGTTATTACGACCAAACCGCAGGAATTCCCCACCGCTGGGTGCAAATGATGAAGGCTTCGATGAGAACAATTGCACCTTTCTTTAATACGGATCGCATGGTGGCAGATTACGTGAATCAAATGTATTTGCCCAAACACGAAGTATCAAAACGCGCAAAAGTAGAAATGCACTAA
- the gndA gene encoding NADP-dependent phosphogluconate dehydrogenase — MAQFGLIGLAVMGENLALNVERQGFSVAVYNRTAEKTDSFIAHRADSKNIVATYSPKELVAALERPRKILLMIKSGAPVDAVIKQLRPLLEDDDIIIDGGNSYYEDTARRSRELQASKVNFIGMGVSGGEVGALLGPSLMPGGNKDAYEAVKPVLTKVAAQVEDGPCVTYLGSGCAGHYVKMVHNGIEYGIMQLIAEAYDLLKTGLGFNHQQLHEVFSAWNASPELNSYLMEITADIFQYIDPETNTPLVEMILDAAEQKGTGNWTVISAMDLGVPVPTILTAVNARIMSAYKEERVKASQVFDGVSGRYQGEGFVDKVRDALYCAQICAYAEGMTLLKAASQVRQYHLNLSEVARIWKGGCIIRAESLKSMQQIFHEQPNLSMLLAPHFKQAILSRLAAWREVIATATQLDISVPAMSASLAYFNSYRRDRLPQNLTQAQRDYFGSHTYHRIDQPGTFHTEWTPVDAASLQTGTAD; from the coding sequence ATGGCACAATTTGGTTTAATTGGCTTGGCGGTAATGGGTGAGAACCTCGCGCTAAATGTCGAGCGTCAGGGATTTTCGGTTGCTGTCTATAACCGTACCGCAGAAAAGACCGATAGTTTTATCGCTCATCGCGCAGATAGTAAAAATATTGTAGCTACCTACAGTCCCAAAGAATTAGTTGCTGCTTTAGAGCGTCCTCGCAAGATCTTACTCATGATCAAATCGGGTGCTCCTGTTGATGCAGTTATTAAACAACTCCGACCATTACTAGAAGACGATGACATCATCATTGATGGTGGTAACTCTTACTACGAAGATACCGCGCGTCGCAGCCGAGAATTGCAAGCAAGTAAAGTCAATTTTATCGGTATGGGCGTTAGTGGTGGTGAAGTTGGAGCGTTACTTGGGCCGAGTCTGATGCCTGGGGGCAATAAGGATGCTTACGAAGCGGTCAAGCCAGTTTTGACTAAAGTTGCAGCGCAGGTCGAGGATGGTCCTTGTGTCACTTACCTTGGTTCTGGTTGTGCGGGTCACTACGTCAAAATGGTACACAACGGCATTGAGTATGGCATCATGCAACTTATTGCTGAAGCTTATGACTTACTCAAAACAGGATTAGGATTCAACCATCAACAGTTACACGAGGTGTTTTCTGCATGGAATGCATCTCCAGAACTCAACTCGTACTTGATGGAAATTACCGCTGATATTTTCCAGTACATCGATCCAGAAACGAACACTCCGCTTGTAGAAATGATTCTCGATGCAGCGGAACAAAAGGGAACTGGAAACTGGACAGTCATTAGTGCGATGGATTTAGGTGTACCTGTACCGACAATTTTGACTGCGGTGAATGCGCGGATTATGTCGGCGTATAAAGAAGAGCGCGTCAAAGCGTCTCAAGTCTTTGATGGGGTGAGTGGTAGATATCAAGGCGAAGGTTTTGTTGATAAAGTTCGGGATGCACTTTATTGTGCTCAAATATGTGCGTATGCTGAGGGGATGACGCTGTTAAAAGCAGCATCGCAAGTACGGCAATACCATTTGAATTTAAGCGAAGTTGCGCGGATTTGGAAAGGAGGCTGCATTATTCGCGCCGAGAGTTTGAAATCGATGCAGCAGATTTTTCACGAACAGCCCAATTTATCGATGCTGTTAGCTCCTCATTTTAAACAAGCAATTTTGAGCCGTCTTGCGGCTTGGCGAGAAGTCATTGCAACAGCAACCCAGTTAGATATTTCCGTACCTGCAATGAGTGCTTCGCTAGCTTACTTCAATAGCTACCGTCGCGATCGCCTTCCCCAAAACTTAACCCAAGCCCAGCGTGATTACTTCGGTTCGCATACTTATCACCGCATCGACCAACCAGGCACTTTCCACACCGAATGGACGCCAGTTGATGCCGCGTCGCTGCAAACAGGTACGGCAGATTAA
- the pstC gene encoding phosphate ABC transporter permease subunit PstC, translating into MTAVTSDDQREQDAERSDIEKTADQSFIWGTRILAIAVAAVLLWIAIQVAIEAMPAIQEIGIEFLTQSTWDPVEDIYGILPAVYGTLVSSLIAILLAVPVGLACAIVLSENFLPISIRTPLVFLIELLAAIPSIVYGLWGIYVLIPFIEPLGDWLHNNLDWFPLFSTPYQGPGMLPAGIILSIMILPILTVIARDSLAALPTKLRWGSYGVGATRWRTIFSVLIPAAFSGIVGGIMLALGRALGETMAVTLVIGNSNDLNFSVLAPSVTISSLLASQFAEASGLQEDALFYAGLILFAITLVVNILAEIIVLRIKKY; encoded by the coding sequence ATGACAGCTGTAACCAGTGATGACCAAAGAGAACAAGATGCAGAACGTTCTGACATAGAAAAAACCGCAGACCAAAGTTTTATTTGGGGTACGCGCATTCTCGCTATAGCGGTTGCAGCAGTCTTACTCTGGATAGCGATACAAGTTGCGATAGAAGCGATGCCCGCTATTCAAGAGATAGGAATTGAATTCCTGACACAGAGTACCTGGGACCCTGTTGAGGATATCTATGGAATTTTACCAGCAGTGTACGGTACGCTTGTCAGCTCTTTAATTGCAATTTTGTTAGCTGTACCCGTTGGTTTAGCGTGTGCGATCGTCCTCAGTGAGAACTTTTTACCGATATCTATCCGAACTCCCCTGGTTTTTTTAATCGAACTTCTAGCAGCGATTCCTAGTATTGTCTATGGTTTGTGGGGAATTTACGTTCTGATTCCTTTTATTGAACCGCTTGGTGATTGGCTGCACAACAACTTGGATTGGTTTCCTTTATTTTCTACACCCTATCAAGGACCAGGAATGCTACCAGCAGGGATAATTTTATCAATTATGATTTTACCAATTCTTACAGTCATTGCTCGCGATTCGCTCGCGGCTCTACCAACTAAGTTACGCTGGGGTTCCTACGGTGTAGGCGCAACGCGCTGGCGAACAATTTTTAGTGTTCTGATTCCAGCAGCATTTTCGGGAATTGTTGGTGGAATCATGCTAGCGCTAGGTCGAGCATTGGGAGAGACGATGGCTGTCACACTCGTAATTGGTAACAGTAACGATTTAAACTTTTCCGTACTCGCACCATCTGTCACTATCTCTTCTTTGTTAGCTAGTCAATTTGCAGAAGCGAGTGGTTTACAAGAGGATGCGTTATTTTACGCAGGGCTAATTTTGTTTGCTATTACGCTCGTTGTGAATATCCTTGCTGAAATAATTGTGCTTCGAATCAAGAAGTATTAG
- a CDS encoding phosphoglucomutase/phosphomannomutase family protein: MSDSKIKFGTDGWRGSIADDFTFANVRKVTRAIAAYLQTRQHQPLLIGYDTRFLADQFAQTAAEVLTELGWQVQIASEYCPTPAIAYNVRHRHAVGALMFTASHNPANYCGIKFIPDYAGPATADITDAIIAQLSDADSAPPDHPVDSAISQFDPKPDYLKFIYAQLDVERMRAAKLKIKYDALYSTTQGYLDTALRHCGCEVEAFHTNRDVLFGGGMPQPDQKHMSELAAKVKHQADVGMATDGDGDRFGIIDEQGNFLSPHVILLVLARHLLLNKHKTGAIIRSVATTHLLDNFAAQHGLKIYETPVGFKHIGEKMRQIDVLIGGEESGGLSIAGHIPEKDGMMANLLVTEAIAYAGTPLSELVAIATQEVGGPLYNQRQDLELPEVDKTAVLDALKQNPPQEIAGIKVKETSYESGIKLYLEDSSWVLLRPSGTEPVMRVYIETVPAKKQQITAAVDNLIAASK; this comes from the coding sequence ATGAGTGATAGCAAGATTAAATTTGGGACTGATGGTTGGCGCGGGAGTATTGCCGATGATTTTACCTTTGCCAATGTTCGGAAAGTGACGCGGGCGATCGCCGCTTATTTGCAAACACGTCAACACCAACCGCTGTTAATTGGCTATGATACGCGCTTTCTAGCCGATCAATTTGCACAAACTGCAGCGGAAGTATTAACAGAATTAGGCTGGCAAGTACAAATTGCGAGCGAATATTGCCCAACTCCAGCGATCGCTTACAATGTACGTCATCGCCATGCCGTAGGCGCGTTAATGTTCACTGCGAGTCATAATCCTGCAAATTATTGTGGCATCAAATTTATCCCTGATTATGCTGGACCTGCTACCGCAGATATTACCGATGCGATCATCGCGCAGCTTTCCGATGCAGATAGTGCGCCGCCAGATCATCCTGTAGATTCTGCGATTTCTCAGTTTGACCCTAAGCCTGATTATCTTAAATTCATCTACGCGCAACTTGATGTCGAGCGGATGCGTGCAGCGAAACTCAAAATCAAGTATGACGCACTCTACTCAACAACGCAAGGGTATCTTGATACAGCGTTAAGACACTGTGGCTGCGAAGTCGAAGCCTTTCACACCAACCGCGATGTCTTGTTTGGTGGAGGAATGCCACAACCTGACCAAAAACACATGTCAGAATTAGCCGCAAAAGTCAAGCACCAAGCCGATGTAGGGATGGCAACCGATGGTGATGGCGATCGCTTTGGCATTATTGACGAACAAGGAAATTTCCTCTCGCCTCATGTAATTCTGCTTGTACTAGCGCGTCATTTGCTCCTCAATAAACATAAAACGGGGGCAATCATCCGTAGTGTTGCGACAACTCATTTGTTAGATAATTTTGCAGCGCAGCACGGACTCAAAATTTACGAAACACCCGTAGGATTCAAGCACATCGGCGAGAAAATGCGACAAATTGATGTTCTCATTGGTGGGGAAGAATCAGGAGGTTTGAGCATTGCGGGTCATATCCCTGAAAAAGACGGAATGATGGCAAATTTACTCGTTACCGAAGCGATCGCCTATGCAGGAACGCCATTGTCAGAGTTGGTAGCGATCGCGACTCAAGAAGTAGGAGGACCACTCTACAATCAGCGCCAAGACTTGGAATTACCCGAAGTAGATAAAACCGCAGTATTGGATGCACTCAAACAGAACCCGCCCCAGGAAATCGCTGGTATCAAAGTTAAAGAGACAAGTTATGAATCTGGTATCAAACTTTACTTAGAAGATAGTAGCTGGGTATTACTGCGACCATCAGGGACGGAACCTGTGATGCGTGTTTATATAGAGACAGTACCAGCCAAAAAGCAACAGATTACCGCAGCAGTAGATAACTTAATTGCTGCCAGCAAGTAG
- a CDS encoding hydroxyacid dehydrogenase yields the protein MRIIVFEAEPWEQQVCSEFMGKQNIKFFPELTIENASNYANAEIISTFIYSRLNRRVLEQFHHLKLIATRSTGYDHIDTEYCQEKGIAVCNVPSYGEHTIAEHVFGLLLTHSRKIFASIERTRQGDFSFKGLQGFDLRGKTLGVIGTGSIGQCVIEIAKGFRMEVIAFDVNPNRKLADRLGFEYAEMETVLKTADIVTLQVPANPKTYHLIGQEELALMKDGAVLINAARGNVVDILALFDVLQVGKISACLDVLPQEIILRQEEELLHAVERQPDKAGTLLEILFANQLLLRLPNVIVTPHNAFNTREARERILQTTADNITGFLQGKLENAIIGTNLNAREQEVGVR from the coding sequence ATGAGAATAATTGTTTTTGAAGCTGAACCGTGGGAACAACAAGTATGCAGCGAGTTTATGGGAAAACAAAATATTAAATTTTTCCCCGAACTAACAATAGAAAATGCTAGCAACTACGCCAATGCTGAGATTATTTCTACCTTTATCTATTCCCGACTTAATCGCCGCGTTCTCGAACAATTCCATCATCTGAAGTTAATTGCAACTCGCTCAACAGGCTACGATCATATCGATACAGAGTATTGCCAAGAAAAAGGGATAGCGGTTTGTAATGTTCCAAGCTATGGCGAACATACGATCGCCGAACACGTTTTTGGCTTACTGCTAACGCACAGTCGCAAAATTTTTGCCAGCATTGAACGTACTCGTCAAGGAGATTTTTCCTTTAAAGGGTTGCAAGGTTTTGACTTACGTGGCAAAACTTTGGGTGTTATTGGTACTGGTAGTATCGGGCAGTGTGTAATTGAAATTGCTAAAGGCTTCCGTATGGAAGTTATCGCGTTTGATGTCAACCCAAATCGCAAATTAGCCGATAGGTTGGGCTTTGAATATGCCGAAATGGAAACGGTTTTAAAAACGGCTGATATTGTGACGCTGCAAGTTCCTGCTAACCCAAAAACTTATCATTTGATTGGTCAAGAAGAGTTAGCTTTGATGAAGGATGGTGCGGTTTTAATTAATGCAGCTAGAGGTAATGTTGTGGATATCCTTGCCTTATTTGATGTTTTGCAAGTGGGTAAGATATCTGCTTGTTTGGATGTATTACCGCAGGAAATTATCTTACGTCAAGAAGAGGAATTATTACACGCAGTTGAACGCCAACCGGATAAGGCTGGAACGTTGCTAGAAATTCTGTTTGCTAATCAACTTTTGTTGCGTCTACCTAATGTGATTGTCACGCCGCATAATGCTTTTAATACTCGTGAGGCAAGAGAGCGAATTCTGCAAACTACTGCTGATAACATTACGGGTTTTCTGCAAGGCAAACTCGAAAACGCGATCATAGGCACTAATTTAAATGCTAGGGAGCAAGAAGTAGGTGTGAGATAA
- the pstA gene encoding phosphate ABC transporter permease PstA — translation MTSSTQDWRSDEFDDQDMERSYSTQRTAIDLGLTILAFILLGVALLPLGLVLAFVIIKGGSQLNLDLFTGQIPAAGLEEGGIAPAIVGTLIVVGIAAAISLPFGVLAGIYLSEFSSGRIARWIRFFTNVLSGVPSIIMGIFAYGVVVLATDTFSAFAGGFALAILMLPIVVRTTDESLQLVPKQVRWASTGVGASDFQTVLKVVLPAALGAILTGVTLAIARAAGETAPLIFTALFSQFWPTGIWQPIPTLSVLVYNFAAVPYEKQQELAWAASLILVLLILLTSISARIAVRKSIY, via the coding sequence ATGACCTCTAGTACTCAAGATTGGCGCTCTGATGAGTTTGACGATCAAGACATGGAGCGCTCTTATTCAACGCAGAGAACCGCTATTGATTTAGGGTTAACAATATTAGCATTTATCCTGCTAGGCGTTGCGCTGCTTCCTTTGGGTTTAGTACTTGCTTTCGTCATTATCAAGGGAGGTAGTCAATTAAATCTGGACTTATTCACTGGGCAAATACCCGCAGCGGGATTAGAGGAAGGAGGGATTGCACCTGCGATTGTTGGCACTCTAATAGTAGTAGGAATTGCCGCTGCTATTAGCCTTCCTTTTGGAGTTCTTGCCGGAATTTACTTATCCGAGTTTAGTTCGGGCAGAATTGCAAGGTGGATTCGCTTTTTTACGAATGTCCTCAGTGGTGTTCCGTCAATTATTATGGGTATCTTTGCTTATGGAGTCGTTGTTTTGGCAACCGATACTTTTTCAGCCTTTGCGGGCGGATTTGCGCTGGCAATTTTAATGTTACCCATCGTAGTGCGAACAACAGACGAATCTTTACAGCTAGTACCGAAACAAGTCCGTTGGGCATCTACAGGAGTCGGAGCTTCTGATTTTCAGACAGTTTTAAAGGTAGTGTTACCAGCTGCACTAGGAGCAATTCTTACTGGAGTGACGTTAGCAATCGCCCGTGCTGCCGGAGAAACCGCACCCTTAATTTTTACAGCTTTATTTTCTCAGTTCTGGCCTACAGGGATCTGGCAACCCATTCCCACATTATCAGTGTTAGTGTACAATTTCGCCGCTGTTCCCTACGAAAAACAGCAAGAACTTGCTTGGGCAGCTTCGCTCATTTTAGTCCTTTTAATTCTGCTGACTAGCATTAGTGCTCGGATCGCAGTCCGTAAAAGTATTTATTAA